The Chitinophaga pinensis DSM 2588 region AAATTGCCTACATTTGTTTCAGTAAGACATCACATGAAAGCAATAGTCCTGAAACAGCTCGGCAGCGTCGATAATTTCGCGTTGGCAGATACCGATCTCCCGCATATCAACGACAATGAAGTCCTCATAAAAATCTCGTCCACCGCCTTCAATCCCATCGACTACCAGATGCGGTCCGGCGCTAACGAAAGCAAACGTATACACTCGCCCATATTAGGCAGGGAATTCTCCGGCGTCATTACCGCCAAAGGAAGATCTGTCAGAAACTTTGACATCGGCGACGATGTTTTCTGCGCTTCTGGCAGTATGGGTACCAATGGTACCTATGCAGAATATATCGGAGTACCGCAACAGATCCTCGCTAAGAAACCCGCCAATATCAGCTTCGACCAGGCAGCCGCCATGCCGATCAGCGCACTGACCGCCTTACAGTGCTGTAACCGGCTGAAGATATCTACGGAAGAATCCGTGTTCATCAGCGGTGGCGCAGGTGGCGTCGGACTGGTACTGATCAAACTCCTCCTTTCACAGGGCATCAGTAAGATAGTCACTACCGCCGGTAATGAAGATAGCAGACAACAATTGCTCAACGCCGGACTTTCCGCCAGACAAATCACCGATTATAAAGCAGATAACGTCATCCCGGCGATCATACAGGCTAATAACAACCAGCTGTTCGACTATAGCATCGACCTCGTCGGCCGTAAAATGTCTGAATTGTGCAGCAATCTCGTAAGACTCAACGGCACCTATGTGGATGTGACCAACTTCGCCACCGAAGAAGCCAGGGAAAACCTCTTTAATATCGGCGCAGTAGTCATGAACATTTCCAATTATGCTTATAGTCTGAAAGGCAACTTCTCCTATTACGGCGAACTGCTCGAACGGGTAAGATCATTGGTAGAAAAAGGTATTATCACACCTTCACCTGTCAACGTACTCGGCGACTTCAGCGTAGACACCGTCAGGAAAGCACATACCATGCTGGAAAACAATGAAACCCGTGGCCATAAACTGATCATGCGTATCAGCGAATAAAAAGCGTTTCATGAAAGCAAAAGACAACATAACAGAGTTCTATACCCGTCATCAACAGGCATATCCTCTTTCTGGTCAGTTTCATATCTATCGCAGAGAAGAATTCGGCTGTGATACCGTGGCCTTACCGGTCAGCCGCTGGAACTTCTACAAAATATCATTGATGGTAAAAGGAGAAGGTACCATCTCCCTCGCCGATAAAACCATCCATTCAAAGAACAGTACAATCATGTTCACCAATCCCATGATACCTTATGCATGGGAACCGGCAAACGAAGACCAGACAGGTTATTTTTGCCTCTTTACAGAAGACTTCGTGACCGCTAACCTGAAACAGGAAGCACTCTCTCAATCCCCCCTGTTTAAAGCCGGCGGCAATCACATCTTCTTCCCCAATGAAGAAAGTATGAAACGCCTGAGCGGTTTCTTCGAAAACATGATCACCGAAATGCAATCAGACTATGCCAATAAATACGATCTTCTAAGAAGCTATCTGCAGCTGATCATGCACGAAGCCATCAAGATGGATCCGCCGGATACTTATTACCCACCGGTAAACGCTTCCGAAAGGATCACAACGCTCTTCCTCCAATTACTTGAACAGCAGTTTCCCATCGAAGCACCCCACGAGACAATCCCACTGAAAACAGCCAAAGAATTTGCCGCACAACTCAACATACATACCAACACCCTCAACAGGGCGCTGAAAGAAAGTACAGG contains the following coding sequences:
- a CDS encoding NADP-dependent oxidoreductase: MKAIVLKQLGSVDNFALADTDLPHINDNEVLIKISSTAFNPIDYQMRSGANESKRIHSPILGREFSGVITAKGRSVRNFDIGDDVFCASGSMGTNGTYAEYIGVPQQILAKKPANISFDQAAAMPISALTALQCCNRLKISTEESVFISGGAGGVGLVLIKLLLSQGISKIVTTAGNEDSRQQLLNAGLSARQITDYKADNVIPAIIQANNNQLFDYSIDLVGRKMSELCSNLVRLNGTYVDVTNFATEEARENLFNIGAVVMNISNYAYSLKGNFSYYGELLERVRSLVEKGIITPSPVNVLGDFSVDTVRKAHTMLENNETRGHKLIMRISE
- a CDS encoding AraC family transcriptional regulator, which codes for MKAKDNITEFYTRHQQAYPLSGQFHIYRREEFGCDTVALPVSRWNFYKISLMVKGEGTISLADKTIHSKNSTIMFTNPMIPYAWEPANEDQTGYFCLFTEDFVTANLKQEALSQSPLFKAGGNHIFFPNEESMKRLSGFFENMITEMQSDYANKYDLLRSYLQLIMHEAIKMDPPDTYYPPVNASERITTLFLQLLEQQFPIEAPHETIPLKTAKEFAAQLNIHTNTLNRALKESTGKTTTDLIAARLIQEAKALLHANRWDIAEIGYTLGFEHASNFNIFFKKHTSQTPLHFRKENDIVAIS